In Horticoccus luteus, the following proteins share a genomic window:
- a CDS encoding sulfite exporter TauE/SafE family protein, producing the protein MNTPAVALFQFDAWQWTLLAIGAVLMGVSKTGVSGLSVLFAGLFASLMPAKVASGFALPLLMLGDFIAVASYRQHTRWQHLWRMFPATALGVIVGYFAMSRITDRQATTLVGSIICSLVALHAWRRWRLSRGELGEHGWWFAATIGVLAGFATLIANAAGPLMAIYFLALRLPKMEFMGTGATFYLLMNFFKLPFMIHLGLITPASLSAAMWLTPAVVAGTLLGRVILQRINQKWFESTILALAVLAGLNVLRQAWH; encoded by the coding sequence GTGAACACTCCGGCGGTTGCGCTCTTTCAGTTCGATGCGTGGCAATGGACGCTGCTCGCCATTGGCGCGGTCCTGATGGGCGTTTCCAAGACGGGAGTCAGCGGCCTGAGCGTGCTGTTCGCCGGCCTTTTCGCCAGTCTCATGCCGGCAAAAGTCGCGAGCGGTTTTGCGCTCCCGCTTTTGATGCTCGGTGATTTCATCGCCGTCGCGTCCTATCGCCAGCACACGCGCTGGCAGCACCTCTGGCGCATGTTCCCCGCCACCGCGCTCGGCGTGATCGTCGGCTATTTCGCGATGTCGCGCATCACCGATCGCCAGGCGACGACACTCGTCGGCTCGATCATCTGCTCCCTCGTGGCGCTGCATGCATGGCGGCGCTGGCGGTTGAGTCGCGGCGAACTCGGTGAACACGGCTGGTGGTTTGCGGCCACGATCGGCGTGCTCGCCGGCTTCGCCACCTTGATCGCCAACGCCGCCGGCCCGCTGATGGCGATCTACTTCCTCGCGCTGCGCCTGCCGAAAATGGAATTCATGGGCACCGGCGCGACGTTTTATCTGCTGATGAATTTCTTCAAACTGCCGTTCATGATTCATCTCGGGCTGATCACGCCCGCCTCCCTTTCCGCCGCCATGTGGCTCACCCCCGCCGTGGTGGCCGGCACGCTCCTCGGACGCGTCATTCTTCAGCGCATCAACCAAAAGTGGTTCGAGTCGACGATCCTCGCGCTCGCCGTGCTGGCGGGCCTCAACGTGCTGCGGCAAGCGTGGCATTGA
- a CDS encoding sugar phosphate isomerase/epimerase family protein: MFQRGISTLGCAEFTLAQTLALAARHRLDAVELRALENTTDLPTLFAARHATPAKFAAALTATPVRVVAFDTSFKLIGSNASDREALLAFVPWAEAAGVRWLRVFDGGQTADRAELAEAVANVRWWQKLRRANGWKIDLMVETHDALTTTPAILRFVAAAADCGILWDAHHTWKKGGEDPVATWRAIASHVVHVHVKDSVDRPSARHPFTYVLPGDGEFPIAPLLTALRADFSGVVSLEWERLWHPYLPPLDDALTAAAARHWW; encoded by the coding sequence ATGTTCCAACGCGGAATCTCCACCCTCGGCTGCGCCGAGTTCACCCTGGCGCAAACGCTCGCGCTCGCGGCGCGCCATCGCCTCGACGCCGTCGAATTACGCGCGCTCGAAAACACGACCGATCTGCCCACGCTCTTCGCCGCGCGTCACGCTACGCCGGCGAAATTCGCCGCGGCGCTCACGGCAACCCCCGTGCGCGTAGTCGCGTTTGACACGTCATTCAAATTGATCGGCAGCAACGCCAGTGATCGCGAGGCGCTGCTGGCTTTCGTGCCGTGGGCGGAAGCCGCCGGCGTGCGTTGGCTGCGCGTGTTCGACGGCGGCCAAACCGCCGATAGAGCGGAGCTGGCGGAGGCGGTCGCGAATGTTCGCTGGTGGCAGAAATTGCGTCGCGCGAACGGTTGGAAAATCGACTTGATGGTGGAAACCCACGACGCGTTGACGACTACGCCCGCCATCCTGCGCTTCGTCGCCGCGGCCGCGGATTGCGGGATCTTGTGGGACGCCCACCATACGTGGAAAAAGGGTGGCGAGGATCCTGTCGCCACGTGGCGGGCGATCGCCTCGCACGTTGTCCACGTGCACGTCAAAGACAGCGTGGACCGCCCATCCGCGCGCCACCCGTTCACCTACGTGCTACCCGGTGACGGCGAGTTCCCCATCGCCCCACTCCTCACCGCCCTGCGCGCCGATTTTTCGGGCGTGGTGAGCCTCGAGTGGGAGCGCCTTTGGCATCCTTACCTGCCGCCGCTCGACGACGCGTTGACCGCCGCGGCTGCCCGACATTGGTGGTGA
- a CDS encoding alginate lyase family protein: protein MPFVRFGFVPAFATGLLLVSSTLRAAEPYILDLAEHPTAKLEAACPKAIAAPVVTVVEKTRPSPTGDPHDYVSYGRYWWPDPTKVDGLPFIRRDGHHNREQLKFSDTERFNRMVNSVETLALGWAELHRADCATRAGDWLRAWFVTPATRMNPNFSYAQIRLGRDGNRGSSFGLIDGRAFIRVVDALRLLEGSPALSASDDRAVHQWFADYLQWFVTSAQGKAEAKAPNNHGSWYLQQRLVFNRYLGRDTEARKLAETDRARIAKQIKPDGRQPLELARADSLGYSAFNLEAQLGVALLAAQVGVDLWHYEAPNGGSLKKALDYLRPYNADPKTWTGEQLKQLEPGFLDPHLALVARIESTLAQRQ from the coding sequence ATGCCTTTCGTCCGCTTCGGTTTTGTTCCGGCGTTCGCCACCGGCTTGCTCTTGGTTTCATCGACGTTGCGCGCGGCGGAGCCCTACATCCTCGATCTCGCCGAACACCCAACGGCCAAGCTTGAAGCAGCTTGCCCCAAAGCGATCGCGGCTCCCGTGGTCACCGTGGTGGAAAAGACACGGCCTTCGCCGACGGGCGATCCACACGACTACGTCAGCTACGGTCGCTATTGGTGGCCGGATCCGACGAAAGTGGACGGCTTGCCGTTCATCCGTCGCGATGGGCATCACAACCGCGAGCAGCTCAAGTTTTCCGATACGGAACGGTTCAACCGCATGGTCAACAGCGTCGAGACCCTCGCGCTCGGCTGGGCGGAACTCCACCGCGCGGATTGCGCGACGCGCGCCGGCGATTGGTTGCGGGCGTGGTTCGTCACGCCGGCGACGCGCATGAACCCGAATTTTTCGTATGCCCAAATCCGACTTGGGCGGGACGGCAACCGCGGGTCGTCGTTTGGCTTGATCGATGGGCGCGCGTTCATCCGCGTGGTCGATGCGCTGCGCCTGCTTGAAGGCTCGCCGGCGCTTTCCGCCAGCGACGACCGCGCGGTGCACCAGTGGTTCGCTGACTATCTCCAGTGGTTTGTCACGAGCGCGCAAGGCAAGGCCGAGGCCAAGGCGCCCAACAATCACGGCTCGTGGTATCTGCAGCAGCGCTTGGTGTTCAACCGCTACCTTGGGCGCGACACCGAGGCCCGCAAACTCGCCGAAACGGATCGCGCGCGAATCGCGAAGCAGATCAAGCCCGATGGCCGGCAGCCGCTCGAACTCGCGCGGGCGGACAGCCTCGGCTACAGCGCCTTCAATCTCGAAGCACAACTCGGGGTCGCGCTGCTCGCTGCGCAGGTCGGCGTGGACCTTTGGCACTACGAGGCGCCGAATGGCGGCAGTTTGAAAAAAGCGCTCGATTACCTGCGGCCGTATAACGCGGATCCGAAGACGTGGACGGGCGAGCAGTTGAAGCAACTGGAACCCGGGTTTCTCGACCCCCATCTCGCGTTGGTCGCTCGCATCGAAAGCACGCTGGCGCAACGCCAGTGA
- a CDS encoding PEP-CTERM sorting domain-containing protein (PEP-CTERM proteins occur, often in large numbers, in the proteomes of bacteria that also encode an exosortase, a predicted intramembrane cysteine proteinase. The presence of a PEP-CTERM domain at a protein's C-terminus predicts cleavage within the sorting domain, followed by covalent anchoring to some some component of the (usually Gram-negative) cell surface. Many PEP-CTERM proteins exhibit an unusual sequence composition that includes large numbers of potential glycosylation sites. Expression of one such protein has been shown restore the ability of a bacterium to form floc, a type of biofilm.): protein MKSPRPRLFFALVMSAVGATAQTVTILDETFASGARTTLAPPNSAEWFSSGGGSSVTYTADTSITLATGSSGRHLLGYFTADGSPVSLGIGDTMTVTFKIQFDRTTALADGSNNFRIGLFDSTAGTRITADSAGGTSVGALFDNYTGYIATLNSGGSGSNGLRLYERTSTTNQAFIAGIAAYTQLGSSASPNQALATGTTYTGEMSFSRTGSAELTTSFLLTGGSLTNYTISAVDTSPSFSFDTFAIYATSSTTDSMTLSQVKIQYTAVPEPATTAAIFGVLGVAFALWRRRRAA from the coding sequence ATGAAATCCCCGCGCCCACGTCTGTTCTTTGCTCTGGTAATGTCCGCGGTTGGAGCCACCGCTCAAACCGTAACGATTCTTGATGAGACGTTCGCGTCCGGCGCGCGCACGACGCTCGCACCGCCAAATTCTGCAGAGTGGTTCTCCTCCGGCGGAGGCTCCTCGGTCACCTATACAGCAGACACCTCCATCACACTGGCGACCGGTTCTTCCGGGCGCCACTTGCTGGGCTACTTTACGGCGGACGGAAGCCCGGTATCTCTGGGCATTGGCGACACGATGACGGTCACTTTCAAAATTCAATTCGACCGCACCACGGCCTTGGCTGACGGCTCCAACAATTTTCGGATCGGTCTATTCGACAGCACGGCAGGAACGCGGATTACGGCAGACAGTGCCGGCGGCACCAGCGTGGGCGCACTTTTCGACAATTACACGGGCTACATCGCGACGTTGAACTCCGGGGGAAGCGGCAGCAACGGCCTGCGCCTTTACGAGCGCACCAGCACGACAAATCAAGCGTTCATCGCCGGTATTGCCGCTTACACGCAGCTTGGTTCTTCGGCGAGTCCCAATCAGGCCCTGGCAACCGGCACTACCTATACGGGCGAGATGTCTTTCAGCCGGACCGGGAGTGCGGAGCTGACCACCTCGTTCCTCCTGACTGGCGGCAGTCTCACAAATTATACGATCAGTGCTGTCGATACCTCGCCCAGCTTCAGTTTCGATACGTTTGCCATTTACGCGACGAGCAGCACGACGGATAGCATGACTTTGTCGCAAGTGAAGATTCAATACACCGCGGTGCCGGAGCCGGCGACGACGGCAGCCATTTTCGGCGTGCTCGGTGTCGCCTTTGCGTTGTGGCGCCGTCGGCGCGCAGCGTGA